The genomic stretch CGGGTCAAAACCAAATCACGTTTCCGCTTTAGTGTGGCCTTGAGGATATGCTGGGCCACCTCATCTGCTGTCATCATATCGTCCTCATTTCTGGGAGACTCTCCTTGAGAACCTCCATCAGCTGTCAAGGCATTGTTTCGGATATTGGATGCCGTAAATCCCGGGCAAGCTACTAAAATATGAACGCCTCTCTTCATCACCTCGGTGCGCAGCGACTCCATAAATCCATTCATAGCGTACTTGCTAGCCGTATAAGCAGTCCTGGCAGGAGTCCCTCGATATCCATTGATAGATGAAACCCCAATGATAGATCCTTTTTGCTCCAAAATTTCAGGGAGACAATACTTAGTAGCGTATACAGTCCCCCAAAAATTGGTGTCCATCACCTTATGAAAAACTGCAGTATCCAACTCTTCAAAAAGAGCCCTCATGGATATCCCCGCATTATTGATCAAAATATCTATCTTGCCAAAATGGCTTTTCACTTTTGCGGCCATCTTTTTATTGTCCTCCTCTGCTCCAGCATCCGCTAATACTCCGATACTCTCCACTCCCGCTTGCTGCAGTTTTACCAGGGTATTGTCTACTTTCACTTGACTTCTGCCCGTAATCGCCACCTTGGCCCCTGCTTTTCCAAACGCGAGGGCGCAAGATTCTCCAATCCCCGAAGTAGCTCCGGTCACTATTACTACCTTATCTCTTAAATTCATTATTGTTTCATACTTTAAGCCTAAATATAATCATTTCGGCCAAATTGGTTAATGGGTTATTGGTTAATTGAAATATTGGAGAAATGCAATAATGTTGAATCCTTGTCCAAATACAGGATTTCCTTTGTTTAGGGTTTTGGTAAGGGCTGGGCCTCGGCACGACAAAAAATTAGCCTATCGACTGTGGCCTTTGTCTATGCTCCAATCTACCCCACCTAACTGTAAACCCCTGATTAGTGTTGAGCGGATTAATTATTAGATTTCATTGTCAAACATGATAACAACCGGTTCTTTCCTTGACAGAAGTTTTGACCAATTCCTTTCAAACCTTCCCAAGCTTTTGCCCATTATTGGTGATGACGAGGGCTGTGCCCAGGAAGGGACTCATGTTTCTTAGTACCGGGGCAGAGACCCGGTACAACCACGTATTAGCGTTGTCCCGCCGTCTCTGACGCGGGACCACAAAGACTGTGTCTCCCGACTCCACCCTATATTTTGCTATCTGCATTTTTTCTTTGCTCTTTTTCTTTTCTCCGATCCACCCCACCTAACCTCCCCGCTGCCGCGGAGAGGAATACTGTTTTCTCTTGTACTCATATCTCACTACTTGTCTTTACTCTAATCTTGATACTTTACTGCTGTGATTCCATTGCCACAATTCAGATAATATGATTAATTTTGCAGCCTATGTCGAGAAAGATGAAAAATAAGGTTTTAAAAAACCTTACGATAGAGCGGATTGCCGCTGAAGGCAAAAGTGTCACCCACTACGAAGGAAAAGTGGTATTTGTCCAACATGTGGCACCAGGAGATGTGGTAGACGTCAGGATCAGGCGTGGAAAAAGTAGCTTTATGGAAGGTGAGGCCATCCACATCCATGAATATTCCAAAGACCGGGCAGAACCTTTCTGCTCGCATTTTGGCGTTTGCGGAGGATGTAAATGGCAGCACATCAACTATGACCTTCAGATGGAATATAAGCGGCAGCAGGTCGTGGACCAGTTTCAGCGAATTGCCAAGGTACCCATTCCAGAAGTCCTGCCCATCATAGGCTCTGCCGATACGAGGTATTATCGTAACAAACTTGATTTCACTTTCTCCAATAACAGGTGGCTCACCAGAGAGGAAATTGATTCTGGTAAGGAGTTTGAAAGAAATGCCCTTGGTTTTCATATTCCCAAGCGATTCGATAAAATCGTAGATGTCGAGCATTGCTATCTACAAGGAGGGGTGTCCAATGAGGTCAGAAATGCACTTAGGGATTTCGCCCTTGAGAAGGGGCTGACTTTCTTTGATATGATCAAGCAAGAGGGGCTCCTCCGAAACTTGATCATCAGAACCAGTGTCACCGACGAGACCATGGTAATCGTGCAGTTTGGGGAAGATAATCCCGAACAGGTTGATCAGGTGATGACTTTCCTTTCAGAGCGATTTCCCGACCTCACCTCACTGCTATACATCATCAACCTAAAAAAGAACGAGACTTTCCATGATCAGGATATCCATACTTTTATGGGCAGGGATTATATTATCGAAGAGATGGAAGGACTGAAATTCAGGGTTGGCCCTAAGTCGTTCTATCAAACCAATTCAAAACAAGCCTATGAGCTGTATAAAGTGGCACGGGAATTTGCTGATCTTAATGGGGATGAAGTCGTGTATGATCTCTACACAGGCACCGGAACGATCGCCAATTTCGTGGCAAAAAAAGCCAAACAGGTCATCGGCATTGAATACGTTGAAGCAGCGATCGAAGACGCCAAGCTAAACGCTAAGGAGAATGACCTTGACAACACCCTGTTTTATGCAGGAGACATGAAGGACATGCTTACTGATGAGTTTATCGCTTCACATGCAGCACCGGATGTGATCATCACCGACCCCCCTCGAGCGGGGATGCATGAAGATGTGGTCAGTATGCTTTTAAAACTGGCGGCTCCAAAAATCGTATACGTCAGCTGTAACCCTGCCACACAGGCCCGGGACATTGCGCTTTTGGGTGATAAATATAATGTGGATATCGTACAGCCCGTGGACATGTTTCCACAGACCTATCATGTGGAAAACGTGGTACTGCTGACATTGAAGACTGGGTAACCGGTGTCAGATACCAGATATGAGGTATCAAGCTGAAGGACAACCGATTAAATAGTGAATAATAAATCAACAAATGCGGCTGTGGTCTGTCGACCGTGGAGCTTGGACAATGTACCGATAGCAGTAATCAATAACGAATAAGCGGCCCCGTAGGGATGC from Echinicola soli encodes the following:
- a CDS encoding SDR family oxidoreductase, giving the protein MNLRDKVVIVTGATSGIGESCALAFGKAGAKVAITGRSQVKVDNTLVKLQQAGVESIGVLADAGAEEDNKKMAAKVKSHFGKIDILINNAGISMRALFEELDTAVFHKVMDTNFWGTVYATKYCLPEILEQKGSIIGVSSINGYRGTPARTAYTASKYAMNGFMESLRTEVMKRGVHILVACPGFTASNIRNNALTADGGSQGESPRNEDDMMTADEVAQHILKATLKRKRDLVLTREGKLAVFLNKWIPGIMDGIVYNHMAKEKESPFK
- the rlmD gene encoding 23S rRNA (uracil(1939)-C(5))-methyltransferase RlmD, which encodes MSRKMKNKVLKNLTIERIAAEGKSVTHYEGKVVFVQHVAPGDVVDVRIRRGKSSFMEGEAIHIHEYSKDRAEPFCSHFGVCGGCKWQHINYDLQMEYKRQQVVDQFQRIAKVPIPEVLPIIGSADTRYYRNKLDFTFSNNRWLTREEIDSGKEFERNALGFHIPKRFDKIVDVEHCYLQGGVSNEVRNALRDFALEKGLTFFDMIKQEGLLRNLIIRTSVTDETMVIVQFGEDNPEQVDQVMTFLSERFPDLTSLLYIINLKKNETFHDQDIHTFMGRDYIIEEMEGLKFRVGPKSFYQTNSKQAYELYKVAREFADLNGDEVVYDLYTGTGTIANFVAKKAKQVIGIEYVEAAIEDAKLNAKENDLDNTLFYAGDMKDMLTDEFIASHAAPDVIITDPPRAGMHEDVVSMLLKLAAPKIVYVSCNPATQARDIALLGDKYNVDIVQPVDMFPQTYHVENVVLLTLKTG